Within Caproicibacterium argilliputei, the genomic segment AGGCAAAAGCGGTTGTAACCGCACTGGAAGAAGCACAGGGGGGGATTGACAGTGCTTGTACTGATTGATAACTACGACAGCTTTTCCTATAACCTGTATCAGCTGCTCGGCTCTATTGACCCGGAAATCCGCGTGGTGCGCAACAACGAAGTGACGGTCGCGCAGGTTGAGCAGCTGCACCCGCGGGCGGTGGTGCTCAGTCCTGGGCCGGGCCGCCCCGCAGAGGCGGGCATCTGCGAGGAGGCGGTGCGGTACTTTGCCGGGCGGGTGCCGCTTTTAGGGGTGTGTCTGGGGCACCAGGCCATTTGTGAAGCGTTTGGCGGAACCATTGGGTACGCCAAACGGCTGATGCACGGGCGGCAGTCGCCGGTGCGCCTTGCCAAGGGCTGCCCGCTGTTTGATGGCTTGCCGGAAACCATCGGCGCGGCGCGGTATCATTCGCTTGCGCTGGACGAAAGCACCCTGCCGCCGGAGCTTTTGGTAACAGCGCGCAGCTTGGATGACGGAGAAGTCATGGCGGTGCAGCACAAAACGCTGCCCGTGTACGGCCTGCAGTTTCACCCGGAGTCCATCCTGACGCCACAGGGAAAAACAATCTTAGAAAACTTTTTGCAAAGGAGCGATTTGTCATGATTAAAGAAGCAATTGCCACCCTTACCGAAGGGAAAAACCTCGATTACGCCACCGCCAATACGGTCATGGATGAAATTATGAGCGGAAAAACCACGCAGGCGCAGATGGGCGCGTACCTGACCGCGCTGCGTATGAAGGGCGAAACCATTGACGAAATCACCGCCTCTGCGGCGGGTATGCGCGCGCACTGCGTCAAGCTGCTGCACGATATGGACGTTCTGGAGATTGTGGGCACCGGCGGCGACAACGCCAATTCC encodes:
- a CDS encoding anthranilate synthase component II yields the protein MLVLIDNYDSFSYNLYQLLGSIDPEIRVVRNNEVTVAQVEQLHPRAVVLSPGPGRPAEAGICEEAVRYFAGRVPLLGVCLGHQAICEAFGGTIGYAKRLMHGRQSPVRLAKGCPLFDGLPETIGAARYHSLALDESTLPPELLVTARSLDDGEVMAVQHKTLPVYGLQFHPESILTPQGKTILENFLQRSDLS